One Trichoderma atroviride chromosome 7, complete sequence DNA segment encodes these proteins:
- a CDS encoding uncharacterized protein (antiSMASH:Cluster_7.5): MCTYIGCFCPICEKRLQTLRVPCEKAKKGETCGEFTEARDYVEDDPCEKCFKRRQPTIANKAKDIARRFTGGGSGSAAASSSKKMAQTGDLDHIYGEYETDALANCAMKTFL; the protein is encoded by the exons ATGTGCACCTATATAGGTTGTTTTTGCCCCATTTGCGAGAAGCGTTTGCAAACGCTGAGGGTGCCCTGCGAAAAGGCTAAGAAGGGCGAAACCTGTGGTGAATTCACAGAGGCCAGAGACTACGTAGAGGACGATCCCTGCGAGAAGTGCTTCAAGAGACGTCAACCTACCATTGcgaacaaggcaaaggacATTGCGCGAAGATTCACGGGCGGCGGTTCcggttctgctgctgcttcatcatccaaGAAG ATGGCCCAAACTGGTGATTTGGATCATATTTATGGAGAATATGAGACTGACGCGCTAGCCAACTGCGCCATGAAGACTTTCTTGTGA
- a CDS encoding uncharacterized protein (EggNog:ENOG41~TransMembrane:2 (i5-26o32-53i)~antiSMASH:Cluster_7.5~SMCOG1034:cytochrome P450): MVFHVVPACIFASGCLGLAILSYFHLQQPHSLLWYSQTGTIILLEWVLSNLVYRLVFHPLSKYPGPLFAALTDWYTVYWIAEGGRHLEFDKQHKKFGKFVRFGPNRLSINSAKASRDLHNVNSNTFKADAYSSFKRFFGAEMSLTTVDHKAHAFRRRVNMTAITPAAVKEFEDQVTPHVEEFIDIISEGVGSKVEGEHGWSSGKDMCWYVSFCIADMMGSMTFGRTWNVQRDPKYRHFVKDLPNGVAGIHLVGHMQSLFFCNLHKLLFNQLIVGVGNLMSVSRSFALWRLEQTSMPFRDIWAALLASRDPKTGDAFSTEELISEASLFIIGGTDGMITATTSTLFYLTHNPRTLERLTREIREAFPLSPGHIGKKASDVECPIRFASAELQNIRYLPACIDEAMRLSPPVPSILPRVVGPGGMEVDGEYFPAGVNLGVPHYCMHHSEENFAQPLTYAPERWFPEERERGLKDGSVPVSGKESVKMLPAVGLSYGFTPFGAGRSGCIGKHLAYQEMSIVLARLIWLFDIRLDPSSNLGEGVGDAKEGRQCRSEFQLYDRFVSSQNGPMLQFRYREEFVA; encoded by the exons ATGGTCTTCCACGTTGTGCCCGCTTGTATCTTTGCAAGCGGCTGTCTGGGGCTGGCCATATTGTCCTACTTTCACTTACAGCAGCCTCACAGTCTTCTTTGGTATTCACAAACAGGCACCATTATACTCCTCGAATGG GTTCTCTCGAACCTGGTTTACAGGCTTGTCTTCCACCCCCTTTCCAAGTACCCAGGACCGCTGTTCGCTGCACTTACGGACTGGTACACTGTTTACTGGATCGCTGAAGGTGGTCGTCATCTTGAGTTTGATAAACAGCACAAGAAGTTTG GGAAATTCGTTAGATTCGGGCCTAACCGTTTGTCTATCAATTCTGCAAAGGCATCTCGCGACCTGCATAATGTCAATTCCAACACATTCAAGGCCGATGCATACAGCTCTTTCAAGCGCTTCTTTGGGGCAGAAATGTCTCTTACAACAGTAGACCACAAGGCACATGCTTTCCGGCGTCGAGTCAATATGACAGCCATCACGCCTGCCGCAGTGAAAGAGTTTGAGGACCAAGTCACACCTCACGTCGAAGAATTCATTGACATCATCAGCGAAGGTGTAGGGAGCAAAGTAGAAGGTGAACATGGCTGGAGCTCGGGCAAAGATATGTGTTGGTATGTATCTTTCTGCATTGCTGACATGATGGGCTCCATGACTTTTGGTCGAACATGGAACGTCCAGAGAGATCCGAAATATCGACATTTCGTAAAAGATTTGCCTAATGGGGTTGCCGGCATCCATTTG GTTGGCCACATGCAATCATTATTCTTCTGTAACTTGCATAAGCTCTTGTTCAACCAGCTCATTGTTGGTGTGGGAAACCTAATGTCTGTAAGCCGGTCATTCGCTTTGTGGCGCCTAGAGCAGACTTCTATGCCATTTAGAGACATTTGGGCAGCGCTTCTCGCATCGCGCGATCCCAAGACCGGAGACGCTTTCTCTACAGAAGAACTCATATCAGAAGCAAGCCTTTTTATAATTGGTGGTACAGACGGCATGATAACTGCAACAACGTCAACCCTGTTCTATCTCACACATAACCCACGCACGCTCGAACGCCTAACACGTGAGATTCGAGAGGCATTCCCATTGTCTCCGGGACATATCGGTAAGAAGGCATCAGACGTCGAGTGCCCCATTCGATTTGCTTCTGCGGAGTTGCAGAACATTAGGTACTTGCCCGCCTGCATTGACGAGGCCATGCGACTCTCACCCCCTGTCCCGAGCATCCTACCACGTGTAGTTGGTCCAGGGGGCATGGAGGTGGACGGCGAATACTTCCCTGCTGGCGTCAATTTGGGGGTTCCGCACTACTGCATGCATCATAGCGAAGAGAATTTCGCCCAGCCTTTGACCTACGCACCCGAGCGCTGGTTTCCGGAAGAGCGCGAACGAGGGCTCAAGGACGGTTCTGTGCCTGTGTCTGGCAAGGAGTCCGTCAAGATGCTGCCCGCAGTGGGTCTGTCCTATGGGTTTACTCCGTTTGGTGCTGGCCGTAGCGGCTGCATTGGGAAACACTTGGCCTATCAGGAAATGTCCATTGTTTTGGCTCGTCTCATCTGGCTCTTTGACATCCGTCTGGACCCCAGCAGCAACTTGGGAGAAGGTGTGGGCGATGCTAAAGAAGGGCGACAGTGCAGGAGCGAATTCCAGCTGTATGATCGCTTTGTCAGTTCACAGAACGGGCCGATGCTGCAATTCCGCTATCGAGAGGAATTTGTTGCTTAA